AGCCAAAAAATGTTTTGAACTCCGTTGAAGATTCCTTGGATGCTTTCTATAGGTTTTCTCGGCCACATACAGTCATAGGCACGGTAGGTTATTTAAATTTAGTGGGGCAGTCCAAGAATAGTCATTATATTAATCTCATTCATTTAAACTtcaatttattgataatattgtttCCTATCAATTTTTGGAGACTCATCCTATTTTTTCTGGAAGCAGGCATTGAGCATAGTCTCAGTTTCCCTACTTGCAGTCGAGAAGCTTACAGACTTTTCACCATTATTTTTTGCTGGGATGTTGGAGGTGAAGCTTAAAATACTTTGAACTGCTTTTTTTTAATTCACACCATGAATTTCGTTCTTATGAATTTGATCTTTTCAATTCAGGCTGTTGCAGCTGCCCTCTTAATGAACATTTACATTGTTGGTTTGAATCAGTTGTATGATATTGATATAGACAAGGTAGCTCTTAGATCTTACTGTCTTACATTCTCTTGATTTTGAATGAAGAAAATGCATATATTTTATTCTTACATTTGAGCATAAGGTCACTACACCAGTTCCTAGTTCTAccaaatagtttttttttcttctagagAGACTATCTACAATTCTACATGGTTACATGGGATACATCAAGGATTGTCTAACTCTAGATATCTATGGTGTATTTCATCACAGGTTAACAAGCCATATCTTCCAGAATCTGTTTCTCACTTAGTAGCTTAACACCTTTCATGTCAGGTGCCCCTTTTGAGATGGAAGAGATTTGCTTTAGTTGCAGCAATGTGCATTCTCGCAGTTCGAGCAGTGATTGTTCAACTAGCTTTTTTTCTTCACATGCAGGTTATGTTATATCTATTCCTCTTGTTGCAAGCCAAATTGAACTTTGGATGTCTCTTTCTACTCATACTATGCATGATCCAAACATTCTTATTTCTTGTGCCCAAAGCTGATTgtcttttaataaaaataagttttcatTATGCCATTTATTGTATGgatataaactaaaaataactaaatCATGCATGACATAGATATTAAGAATGTAAATGAAAAGGAACATGTATCATATAAATAGAAGGGGAAGGAATAATGTTTATTTGGGTATTTGTTTTACCAAATAGTTGCATATTTTAGCCATTTGTTACTATGATCATGTAAATTATAATAGTAATGCGTTTcagatttcaataatttttttttaaaattgaaaagatTTCAATGATTCCAAGTACTGAAATATGCATTGATTTTCAGACCCATGTCTTTAAAAGGCCAGCTGCCTTCTCAAGGCCTCTCATATTTGCAACTGCATTTATGAGCTTCTTCTCAGTTGTTATAGCATTATTTAAGGTATCAACTTTTGTTTGTTTTCTATGGAACTATGTTGTGTGCTTTCCCTTTCTGCTTGATTAGTACTGTGaatgttgatttttttatatgtatttccTTGATTAGGTATTGGGACACACAATTTTGGCTTCAATACTCTGGACTAATGCCAAGTCAGTTGATTTGAGCAGCAAAGCTGCAATAACATCGTTTTACATGTTCATATGGAAGGTAAATAACTATGGTGCCAAATTTAATTTGTTTGGCGCTCAGTTTAGTTTAACAAAAttgcaaaaataatattttaaataaaattaattatagtcACTTGGCTAACTCAAGTGGTTGGGTGTGTGAGTTTGTGTGGGAGGAAAGGTTCAAATCCTACTGTAAGATGGCTAACTCAATGCCTGAAGAGATAGCAGCTATGCGTACACGTCTTGATGCCCAGATCACTTATGAATTGAATGGAGCTCAGATGCTGAAGAAAcaggtttgtttttttttatcttttacttTTGCATTTTGAGCAATTTTAATGTTAACATTGAGATTCTTAATTTTTATGGCTCAGTAAGCATTGCATTAAGTTGGCCACCTACACGATGAAAGATAGTATGCCTAAGCTTAAGTTCTATTCTCAATACATTTTGAACGTTAAATTCATTAACTTTTGTTTTATTGACTTGGAGGGTAGTGTGGATTTTGTCATTTGTAGTGCTGCCAAAATGAAATGAACTATTTTATTTGTTTGGTACACCAACTTTATTAATAATTACTAGCACCACAGGATGTTAGCAATCTTAACTTTCGTTTTGATAAACAGGGAGCAGAAAGTACTTAAAAGGGAAAGAATACCCCATTATTATAGTTATAGGATATGTATACCTGAGACCTTTAGATCAGGAACCTATTTGCCAAACTCGCTTGTGGTTCCCTTTAGAGATGAAAGGAAAACCTTCAGCAATTTATAGGGAAATCTTTTTCATTGCTTTCTGTAGAGATGAGGCCTATGCAAGTTGGCTAGATGCCTCAACTGAAACAACTACCTTCCATAAGCTTTAACCCTCTTACTGATAGGAAAGCTGTGGCCCAAATCCTATATAGTAGTTTCGTTTATagcttaaaaaaattattagtgtGACTTAGAGGACGGGCAGTTATCCATTTTTTGTTACTTGAAAACAAAGCAGTTTGATGAATGCATAAAAGAAGGTTCTGAGGTATTGAGTTGTCTTCCTTTTGCTTTCTATTATACTATATATCAGTCAACTGTGATTAATAATCAAGACACTTATAATAATAGCACCAAAGCTAGAGGACTGTTTGTTATCTAATATTGCTTTTGTATTTTCTCATTTTCAATCTATCAGTTCTGatcttataataaaaaaattgtttcaGAAAATAATGCTTATAATAAATGTCTTCTGAAGGATGTTTATGCAATTGCATTCTTGTTGTTAGGATGCTGTCTCTGATCTTATCAAGGCTCATGAAGTTTCTCTTGATGATGAAACAATTGCAGAGGTCTTGAGGTGTGATTTCTTGTGAATGATCTTCTTAGACTTTGTTATAGCAGATTAACATCAAttgttccttctttttctttttttaactaGCATATATTGTTTTAACAGGGATGCTGAGGAAAGATTACTGAAGGAGGGAGGTGCACCAAGAGGTTTGTTAATTTTGtacttattttattttcagtTGATGTTAGTTCATTACTTTGCATGAAGTTCGTATGAAGCTTTATGTTAAACTTTGTAAGTTTTATTTTACTATCCATATCTGTGTAACCTCTGTTTACAGTAGTCTATACTTGATCACAGTAGATTTTGTAACAAGAAAACAGGTTGATGATATTTAACCTTCATCATCAAGTTCTGAGGTTTGTGTTTTTCTCCAATTAATTATTCTTTTAGATTGAACATGTCTATACTCGTCACATGCTCAGAGACATATCTTTCCATGAAAAGAATCTGGACTTGAGGCTGGATCTGTGCACCAAAAGAACTGTAACTACTTTTACTgtaagttttctttgtttaattacAGATGCACCTATATCTATagaatttataacatttaaattcttttctttctttgtttaagatatatttattgttAAATCTTATTTGTGTATATCCTAAAACTAAAAAGTAAACAAAGGAACAAAATAGATCTAAACTTGTTAGAAATATCTGGTTTATCACTTCATAATGATGCTGATTTCGGCTAAATTCTTCATGCTATTACAGGATGATGACTTGGAAAGCctcaaatttttgataaattctgctAGATGTTAGGCACCCaataaaaggtaaaaaaaaatgaataaatgaagTTGTGGGTAGTGTAAAAGATTTTCTTGAAGGTGAGTTATATTTTGTAGTTAAAGAGTGTCAGTGGTCTCTTGAATACACCATTAATCTGTTTGTGGGTCTTTGTATTGCTGATGCACACTAGTATGTTGAATAACTAGAATGAATCTTTATTGATACCAAAACCAGATTACAAGGGGTTCCAAGACTTATTGTCCTTGGATTATATTTCGTATGAGAATAGTTTCATTCTTGTTAGCATGCAGTTTTATATTTGCtgcttatctttctctatttatttttcagAGTGTTTGAACAAGTTCCCTCGAAGGACTAGTACACCATCTAGGGTTCACAGTCAAGCACAACAAGCTGAAGAATAGCTACAACatcagcaacagcagcagcaacaatagcatcatccaaactatagtttgaagtaaaaagtgttcaagattataaaactttattatgttaagcttttaaatttaagttagaactaagatctcatgaagtagacacattcatggttcgaattagttattgtttaatgtaatacttatggtttatcaatctattgagaattacattttatgattaattttgattttgtttatcaaaatacaataatgaaaatcttttaattaaaaaaaaccatacaagtatacttatcaaaaaataatttaaaatatattatccacactaaagtaacaatttaattactatatgttatgatttaaaaacatattataagcgtaaaaaattgttatggtttatataatataacaaactaaaaatgttatcaaaataatcaaatgtaacagttgaaaagtgttatgaaaaaaatacaaaattaaacttcaaatttataaccaaaagcTCTATCtcaatgttattatttgaatattatagcacctaaaaatgtgttattgaatagtttaagataacaccgaacataacattcaaaaactgttatagaaaagactggacttttaataacaggggctatgttagcattttcagaagtgctatcaatagttccggatagcagtttttaagtgttatgaatactgttttttcttgtagtatgCTATATGAAGCATGTGACTGTCTGTTATGAatgtgaagcttagtttatatACTAGGGTATTATTAGGGTGTtaagtggggatcaacttattagttgagaatataaTGGGCTCTAGGAGACTcgccttattagttgagaatcccaaggcttcagcttataagttggaggcacgtggtggcttgacttataagtcaagggcttaaGGAACTTAGTtcataagctaagattggcataatgcacgtggagtgcaggccaccatggctgggccaccctaggagtgcgacatgcacttgactggctcggatgccaacaacttgaaagaaattgcaacatgcacttgtgtgactctatggtctccaattgggtttGATGAATGTActggtttcagttattactgtttgatggttgttttattcagtgaactgttgattatgttttcttgctgagtcttctggctcacaggtgctttgtggtgcaggtaaaggtaaggagaagctcaaccagccatgagtcagagggcattagcagtggtatgtacatatgcagtccgctcgaccaccacgactgagatgctcagaggaactagggttaaacccaacttttgccgcctaggtcggcttattatgtAATCTGAGTATTGTAGTTAGTTTTTAAACtggtgtttttgggatcccatgtaaagaacttgtTTTTAACTTAAAGGAAATGTTTATGAAAGGATCAAAAGttttaatacccaaaccttagtggcttaatcacatgtttagtccaaatgacttgctagcaagtccagcactggtttcaaaacacacctggtaatggaccctaattagcagggcgttacaatgggcctatgaaataaagctccaataagttatcataaatctaacaaataaatttactaacttattaattcctcgtgtctccactaaagactcagaattgcactcttgatttcatagaacgctctataacaaatatagatacactattaattatccattgttacaaccataattgtcactcaatcctctaaagatggtctacaatgagatgggactaaaatactgttttaccccttattgtattttatccttaaaacacttagttccttgtaaatgatatttcagtaaactaatattaattacttaaatgagatctctatcatctaacaccttgaaccaaactaaaaggaaaacatcatttcacttcttcatcagaagctatagatgttcatatctatgattaacactctcactcaattatactactgagttcccaagatgtaagtatgggctagttcgtagggtaagctggtaacgaacaagttaatgaactcaaataatacaatcagttagaatactaaccactcagaattgagattgaattgacctatggtcaactatatgatatgactagaatagaacATAACGGtttgtttacttatcctatcaattgtcaatatcagtccagtctgatgttacaaatacatccgatcttatctactttgctaatgttctggaaagaacataatactacaatgtgtaagtagatcatatcgtagattggcaagtcagtgtaaatcatgtgcactgactaatcttaggactaacttattttgaacatataatcatagttatattccactgtgattacatcataATAAATACGATTatctatatgcttgggatttaatagaattttatattaaacaaataatcatgaaaataaaacatgtgagcaaagtgattgaccaagtcaaaaaatgatttatattcttttaatgataataaaactagattacaaagaaattgggttttcaTTAGGGCagaaaaccctaacaaactcccacttgcactaattgaaactaatgccttaattctaccaATCACATtttcttgatatgcttatcaaatgtagcttctggtagtgtctttgtaaacggatccgcaagattgtcttcagatgcaatcttcataaccttcacatctcccctggccacatattctcgaattatgtgatacttcctttctatatgcttactcctcttgtgactacgaggttcttccgagttggctatcgctcctgtattgtcacaaaacaacacaagtggtttatccatttctggattAACACCATGATCTGAATacaacttctttagccagactatttccttagctgcttctgacgcggctatgtactcatcctccatggtggaatccgagattgcagactgctttacgcttctccatatcacagctccgcCCCCAAGAATAAACAttattctagaagtagacttcctgtcattgacatcagtctgaaaatttgaatcggtgtagcctatagggttcagaacaccacccttgtagactaacatataatccctagtccgtcttaaatacttcgggatatgcttaactgttatctaATGTTCCGGtcatgggtttgactgatacctgctcactactcccactgcatagcagatatctggtctagtacacaacatgacatacatcagacttccaactacagatgcataaggaacttttctcattgcatctttctcttaggagtctggggagattgcttctttgaaagatgaattccatggcagaacgataaacgtcctttcttggaatttgtcattgagaatcaTTCAAGCACTgtatctatgtaagttgcttgagatagagcaaagagtttattctttctatccttaatgatctggatacctagaacataacttgcttgaCTCAAAtctttcatctggaattgagtgctcagacaattcttcacatctgataatttcttaacattgtttccaatgagtaagatatcatctacataaagaaccaggaataccaccaTTTggtttgccttcagttggtaaacacaagactaatcaatattttgttcaaagccataggttttgattattacatcaaacctaaggttccaggaatgagaagcttgcttaagtccatagatggacctattcaacttgcaaacttttccttcttctcCAGCTACTTGAAATCCttatggctgatccatataaatcacttcgtcaagctttctattaagaaaagttttcttgacatccatttgccaaatctcatagtcgagagcggttgctatagataggaggatgcgaatggacttaagcatggctaccggactaaaagtttcctcatagtccacgctttctctttgggtataaccctttgccactaatcgagctttataagtctcgatatttccatcaacacctcatttcttcttgtagatccacttgcacccaatggctctaaagtcactaggtgcttccacaagatcccagacgaaattttagtacatggactccatttcctgtttcatggcttcgagccatagttccttttcagggctagccattgcctgtttgaaagacaatggatcatcgtcaccagtgtcaccaacaaccatattggtttcaccatccaaaccatagcgaactcagttcctagaaaccctcccactacgacgaggctccgtgactgtttgctcaggaacagtggtactttcttcatttaaatcgacttgcgtcagttggacatgaagagtgggaatttcatcatcaactcgcgttgatgacgatggaacattggttggattcaattctttaaccatctccactaaaactactttgttgcgtggtttgaagttttggacatagtcattttccagaaaagtagcattcgtagaagtaaacactttcttttctgaatgactatagaaaaatgcaccccgagtacctttaggatagccaacaaatgtgcaaacttcagttcgcgattctagctttccttcttttttcctcaggacgtgggcgtgacacccccagattctataatggtgtaaactaggttcacgaccattccagcgttctaaaggtgttttggtgattgatttagacggcacaacattgagaatgtcgttcacggtttcaattgcatgtccccagaatgaagttggtagagttgagtaactaagcatgcatcaaaccatttccaataaagttctgttccaatgttccactacaccattttcttgcggagtacctgggacagtaagttgtgataaaatcccaagttcagttaaatgatcttggaactgcatatccaaatattttccacccctatcagatcgcaagatctttaacattttacctaattggttctgatccatcgctaggaattcctgaaactttgaaaatgtttctaatttcctatgcattaggaaAAGACATGactatctagagtaatcgtcaatgaaaatgacgaaatactcaaaaccaaagctggcttgtacattcaaaggtccacaaacatctgaatgcacaagtccaagtggttctttggccctatcaccctttgcagagaatggacgcttggtcagtttgccttctagacaagattcacagacaggtaattcacctaaggtgagttccctcaaaggtccgtcctttgtaagtctttgaatcctatcatatccaatgtgacctagtctcaagtgtcataaatacgtcatattatcgttatctgTCTTTttacgtttattggtcctaggtttagctactttgaataaatcattgttaagagcgaggggttcgttaggtcacagaatataaatcccattttccaaacatgcaatacacaattgtgatccgttgaaggaaatagatatattagaacttgtgaaagtcataacaaattgttcaaATTTCCaaggaaactgaaattaaatttctattaaaatccggaataaaaaatacgtcatttaaaattaagtatttatttctgaacttcaaaTGAGcaattcctctagcttggaccgcaacgaacgctccgttcccaactctaagctttaagccgccttcatccacttcctcccacaattcaagaagctTTGTTTTTTGTTGCTAGAAAcatggggcaatcttgtttccaatgccccttctctttgcaatgaaagcacttgtctttatgtttcttgtttttcttgtttatccccttaggtgtctgtgcacttgtctttgcagcctttgcaagcttggggttgttgttttgtccaccttttctcttgtttccagcttttgaagacgaagcttggttagcttcagccttagctggatcagcagctaCAACAGTTGTCTTATTTTCTCcccctttactaggtccacccatgataggctcaaaaatctgaagctcgttcatgagctgcatcagaccatagttgagttgatcatgaacgTGCGTACATGGTTccatccaagcatttacggtgccatcacgaacgtgcggagacggtgctatccaagcactTATGGTGCCATCAAGAACGTGCAGAGacagtgctcgttctggggattcctcagtcatgatgaaTTCGGAGTtctcaccaatcaactctatgtttatattttgcttccatttaaggaagttttctctaatgaacttctccatcaaaagttaaaggatgggagtagacacatccaTACTTAAAAACTAcccattatcaataaaatagaaatcaattacATTTGCttaataaaactcctattcacactaatttcaagaaataacacaacatatataaaaaatatgtaagatatgagaaaaaaataccaaaataaccatatctatatttctttaggtttttaactaatctatgatacccttgtcccggttggcgagagtcaaatataccactagttaaataaagttgtaaactcatttaataatgtacACCACTATTAATAACCTACTATTCaaccaaaataagaaaacaaaatctcttattttatgagctagactcacagtttcgataatcatagatttagtcctagt
The genomic region above belongs to Humulus lupulus chromosome 1, drHumLupu1.1, whole genome shotgun sequence and contains:
- the LOC133829839 gene encoding homogentisate phytyltransferase 1, chloroplastic-like, whose protein sequence is MLEAVAAALLMNIYIVGLNQLYDIDIDKVPLLRWKRFALVAAMCILAVRAVIVQLAFFLHMQVLGHTILASILWTNAKSVDLSSKAAITSFYMFIWKVNNYGAKFNLFGAQFSLTKLQK